A stretch of DNA from Excalfactoria chinensis isolate bCotChi1 chromosome 19, bCotChi1.hap2, whole genome shotgun sequence:
TTGTTTAACCCAAAGCTGTGTATCAGTGCTGGGCTTGCTGTCTGTTTGAAGGAGATAGGCACACAGCTCTGACAATATTTTTCCTCACTTCTCCTGAGCAAAAGCTGGTGGTGATCAGTCATCCGGAGGGAAGAGACAACACTCTTTGAGGAGCTGGAGATATTTCCATGATCCTTATCTATTTTTGagaaattctgcttttacaAAACCTTGTTGACTTTGAAGAATGGGCTGATCAAGTTAGAAATTGGTCTTTCCCTCCTCCACTCACAATTTCTTTGAGGCTGCTTGACTGTGGAAAAGCTTTGACTgatcttttaattaaaagtgctttttattttatttatttatttatttttaaccaatGAGTTGAAGCACTTCCTGCTTTGAAGTGGGCAACTTCTTATAGATAAACATCTCATGATGTGATgagatttcttcctctttgtccTTCTGCCTCATTCCTTGATGCACCTCATCCTTTGTTGATGGTGTTTTCATGATTTCAGCCCCATTCCCAGTGTCGGCTCTTCAGGACGGTGCTCTTTGGCTCCCTTcttgctctgctcagcagatCTAAGGCTCTAGATGAGCTGTGGAAACTAAACACAGTTCTGTCCCCACTCCCTCACTTCAACAATCTGGAAACAGCAATAAAACTGGGTTTATTATGCGGTCATCACATTTTAGTAAACAAAAAGCAGTTGTAATACCCGTGCAATGCATATTGGTATTAAGTATTAAgcaaacaattaaaaatgtaaaggTCCctattttttaagttttgcCCTCTGTTCTGCACAAGAAGGAGGAACCTTTTCTCATATCTTaatttttgttccatttcttccCACTCTATCTGGATTAGCAGGGTTTGAGAGTTCGTGAGGAGAGAAATTGTTTTGGCTCAGTCAGCCACGGCCTTTTGGCCAAGTGTGGGGCGGCATTCCTGAACTGGAGGATTCGGGTCATGGTTTCCTAATACAAAGCATTCGGCAGCAGCACTGACCAAAGGCATTTTCAGCTGCTTCATTCCTCTGTAGTGGCTTGCTGCTCCCTCAGTGGGATGAGCTCAAGTGTTTGTGGGAAGGACGGTGAATTAGATCAAGATCTGTCTTTAACAAAGAAAGGTAAAGGAACAAAAGTGTGTAGATAATTCTACGGCCGGTATAATCTCCTGAGTCAGCTCTCAGCCTGGCCTCCTGAGCATTTAAATAGACTGAATCCTACAAATGTTGATATCAAGAACTTTCCTACTTCATGTCACTTTCTGATTATCCTTTGTGCATGTAGATGCATCACTCGGGTCTTGTGGTTCAGGTGATACACAGCACTGATGTGTGTCCAGTTCTGTTCACTTCTCTTTCCTGTTGTATTCTTGGACAAGGAGGCCTTGGGCAACTGTTCTTTTTTGACCGCCAGACACAGCTCAGATGTTAACACACAGCTGTGACAGCCATTGTATATGCATTGTGTACATAGAAATGTGTCTACTTGCTACTCAGTGATGACCATTACTAACTGAATTTACATAGTTGGATTAAgggtttgtttgtgttttaatttcctgtatttcttgAAACACTTAAAGCTGGTATTCTAATATAATTGTGTTTCCCAGAAATGGGGGAGTATAACTGTCACGTTACCACTGTTAATTCAGCAATGCCTGAGTGACAGACTGCTGGGCTTGATTAGTAAGGAAGTAATTTTCTGAGCTGAAGACAATTCTCTACTGGTTTGCAAACAAGAATAGAGGAACATCCTGGAATTCTTAATACAACTAATAGTCATTTATCTCAGGGAAAAACTCTATGTAGTTCAGCCATCTCGTTCTGAAATTAGCTGGATTTCTGTAAATTCCACCAGATTAATTTTGATATAATGCTATGTAAAACATTTTAGTCATCCTTCCTAGGGGGGAACAGGGGCTATAGTCAGCAGGTGACTGTGTTTTTGGCAGACCCACAGGTATTAACAGTTCCTAAATAAAGTAGACTTGAGTTTACAGGAGGGCATGCCAGTATGCATACAAGTGATATAGTGTTTCTCTCAACATTTGCTAGACCATTTGCTTTGGATGTCTGTTTGTCATGCCAGGTTGCTGGGTACTCTTAAATACAATGCAGTGCAGTGGTAGATGGCAATTACATTTCTTGTCTGCACCCAGATTGCCTGAGATGGTAAATTTTGGTTAGTTTGTGGGGTTTTGTATACTTCATTTTAAAGGTAATCTCTGTGGTATCCTCATGTATGTCATGGAGGCTTATGGCACAGTGAAGGCCCAAGTACAAAAGTGTATTATCTTCAAATTAAGTGTATCCAAGTTTGAGTTTTCATTTGAGACTTAACAAACCTTCAGAAAATCCaagcaaatatttaaaggaATGCTCAGAGAATTTCTGCTTCACATGGACATTGATGCATCTGTCAGGGTTAAGAGATTTTAACTACTGCTATTATTCAGAGAGGAATTCTATGTGAACAGGCCAACACAGAGGAAAGTTAGTTCATGTTGTAATGACTCTTTAGTCTCTGGTTGATAGAGTGAACGTGTTATTTGAACAGATGCTTCTATACAGTTGGTGTTAGATTATCAAAACCACCTTTGTTATTCTGCAGCCAtcctcttgtttcttttaaagtggGGTGGAGTCCAGGTGAGCATTCCCAAGGATCTGCTGACCTGCAAAGGTGTTGGCTCTATGACTAATGTTCTGCAAACAGACTCATTCAGGAGAACCACAACTGGCCAAGCCTAGatctgctttgtttgctgttgcATAAAGACTGAGTAGCAGAGAGCATTGCCTTTCTGCAGGGAAGCTCTGAAAGAGATAAAAAACAGCATATTCTTTATTGTTACTGAGGAATATCCAAAGGGGTGTCTAGCAGTGTTGGTTACTGAGAACTGCTGGCAGGCCAACCCATTCGGCTTGTACCCTTGATCAAGCAGATCAAGCTGTAAttgtttgttgctgtgcaaTAATGTTGCTCTTTATCCTAACCCTTACCTAGATGGATGGTGGACCagacattttaaacattttgctCTATTCAATTCTAAACAACttaagcaatttttaaaataacagtaGGTGATGATCAGCCTCTTGACACCAAAAATCTGGCCTTCTGCATCCAGTCCTGCTCTCATTCTAAGCTACAAGAAGCACTTAAGAACTGATTCAGATCTTAAATTGATTCCATCACATGCATTCACTCATTATTCGTTATCAAACTGCCTTGCTGTCAGCATGCCCAAAGGATATGGGATACAAACATGAAATAATGTTTGTATGTACATGACTATGTATAGGGATCTGTCTCTGTTAGACTTCAGTCCAGTAGAGGATTACTGCTACGTCTATTCTCCTTTATAGCAGTTACGCTTTTTGTCTTTCCACCCTAAAACGTATGGGTGTTTTTCTCCTGTGGAAACTGTTTCCTGTTAATTAGGATATGGAAGATCTCTGGATAGCAGggaaattgttttttttaactttttaattttctttaagcAAAGCAATGTAACGACAGGGGAAAATGGGGCATTTTAATTACACAAACGCCTGTGCAAAACTCTGAAATCTTTCAGTGAAAAGAGTACTCAAGAGTCAATTGTGCACCAATCATTCTTCTGTGCTATACAACCAGTGTCTCCCAGGACACAGTCCTAGTTCACTCTTCATCAATCTCAGATAGGAACAGTGATGGAGAAAGGAAGGTGAAAGTAAATTGCAAAGTCACCCAGACTTTCCATTCAAATTTGAGCTCTCAACGGCTCATCCACTTTTGGGAAAAGTCATATTAAGCTCCAGGGTTAATCAGGATCTTGTCAACTCAGAATAACAGTAAGGGTGGGTCATCTCCTTTAACATGTACTACTTTACAGCAAGTAATCAACTAGGAATACAATGGCTCCAAGATAGCACCGTCTTTTTTGAGTTGGCAATTAATTAATTGCTATCATTGATGTCATGAAATCCTATATTAACTCACTACATTAAGCCATTGTTCATTTTGTGGCTGGAAATGACCTAAGTGGTACTTGAGtactgaaataatttcaaaaacaCATAAAAGCTGCTATTACCCATCTTGTAACATCAGCCTGTAATTCTGTTGTGATGTTATGACAGTTCAATTTGGTGTCTAGGACCATTTCAAATGTCTTCAGACATCACAGTTACTCTCTTGGtgcttctctccagcagagTACATATCTCCCATAGGTGCTGTCAAATTGTTCAGGTCAGTGAAGGTGTCTTAAAAGTACCTAAAGAACATAAAAAGTGACACTAGACATCTGTATTTTGGCTTCCTACACTATGTCATAAACTGGGTGAGATTAAGGCATGTCTGTGGCCCATATTTGTCCAGTCTGGTTAAAAGTAGTAATAGAACATTACACAGGCAAGAATGAGCGCACATTATTACATGGTTGCATTATCTGTCCATTACTGTTTGTTACCAATCTGCTGTGGATCCTCAGCAATATCTTAGCATTGTTTGCACCTACCCAGGGTTTGCTCAGTTCAGGATCTACCTTGGAAGTCACAGTCAGAGGATAAGATGAAAGCCAAAGCTGATGAGCAGGACTATTTCAGCTAGGCCATGTGTAATAGAGCAAAGTAAAACTATATGGGGACATTCAATAActctttttatttgctgtgaaaACATGGGCTGTTAATAGCATTGTCTTAACTTAGCCATCACAGCACATACAATGATGTTCTTCCTCAAGGTTTCACAGTAGTTACTTTTCTGTGTGAGAGACAGAAACCTGTGAGCTCTGTGTAggaaaatagattaaaaaatcATAGTGCCTGGGAATAGAGTTCCagaacaacaaaagaagcagTCTTCTTTGTTGGCAGAGAGGCTATGAATTTAGCCCATAATTTCTTGCTTCTTtgtcctttatttctttatccCTTTAAAGCCATTTTGAGATGGGAGGGATGGCAAGGAAACACATGAGActgaaattgtttgtttgttgcaaATGTGggtgaaagaatgaaagagacGTGACGATCATTGAGCAGCAGATGATCACAAGAGTGCAAGTTTGTCTGCAGACAAGCCTGCCTTTCTTTGGAATATGACTTTTAACATTGCAGGGTGCTGTGAatagttttatttcttgttttgctgcCCTTGCAATTCGAATAAGGTATCCATTGTTCTAAAAAATCACACCCAAAAATGTGTCTGTCTTCATGGTTTAGTCTTACATGACTgaagtgctttctgaaatgaatcaGTGATCAGCAAGCTTAAATTTCATAGGTGAACTCTATTTCTGCTCAAGCTATGGAAGAATGAATCATTAACATGGATTTTTAAATATGCTAGAGAAGAAACTGCATGATTGTGTTGTTGTCAGTTTAAGAGTTGTCAGGACTGCAATTTAGGAACACCTTACAAATGGAACATTCCATGTTAGTTTATCCCTGGAAGAGCTGAAGTCCATGGCATTAACCTTTGGGTTATTAGTATGTTGATAGAGGGGAGGATTAAGAAAAGGGCAGGTTGTGGGACACGAGTGACACAAAGACTAGAGGCAAAATGATCTTGTAGTGACTCCAGTCCTAAAAAATAGATTCAGTAGAGAAATCAGAACTTACTGCAAGGTGATTCTGTGGTCAAATGAAGTCAGTTCCCAACTGAAATTCTTCATCTGCTCTGGAATCGGAGAAGCAAGTATTTGAACTAATTCTGCTTAAGAATCAAGTAAAATACATGTAAGTTCAAGGCTTTACTGAAGAGGCAGTGATACGTTATCATGGAGCACACAAAGCATGAGGACAGACGGTCTTGACAGAATCTTCATTCCTAAATGTCACACTTTACCCCACCGTGCCCGTGGTAAAATGTTTGCTACCTCCCCTGCCTTGCTGTGCTCGTACTGTAACTGTGTTACCCATCTTGCAGGAATCTGACTTCTGAACAGCAGTTGATGTGTTCCACCTTCTGGGTTAGGAAATGGTTTTTCACTGTTCTCTCCTTGTTATGGCTGCCCAAATGGAAGCTGATGCAACAGGTGCTGGGAGCTTAGATCCAATATAGATCAGAGGCGTTATGTGGAAAAATTGAAGAGCAATCCTGATCCTTCCTTCTGTGGAATACAATGTAGTTGTGCTGCAAATGGGATTAAAATGGCTAAAGATCATCATGAGGGGTCAACTTTTATCTCGTTAAAATTCCACTTTGTTTCTGACACCAACTGAAAGGCTGCGAGTGTCCCCTGGTGAGCAgtaaggcagcacagcaggctgtgAGCTAGCAGCTCCAGGGGCCTAACCCTTACTGATGTACCATGACCTTGGGCAAGGCATTGCTGTGCATCTCTCTTCTGTAATCTAGAGGTCACAATTGTCTTTACCTGTAGATTTGAGCAATAAATTGTTGTTAATTTTAAGGTATTTGAAACTTAGAAGTACTACGTAAGTTTAATCCCTTGTGCCTGGATGGTAAATCTGGCAGATCATGAAAATGGGGGAGTTCAGAGGGCTCCTCCTGGGCACCAAAGTGAGGAACGTGACAGTAAGGTGGCTTCAGTTTGTCCAAAACAGGTTTTGAGGAAATAACTCCCAGTGGATTATTTGGGAATAATTCCTAGCTCCTTTGAAGTGGAGGAACACAAGCTGAGCCCATCAGCAAGCTGGTGCAGCCTTGGGAATGGGAGGTTAAGTATGCTGCAAAGGGAAAGTACATGGAACTGCACTGCTGGTCGAAGGTGATGGAGGTAGTATAAGTTTGGATGTACAGAGCAGTGGTATGGAGGCTGTGCTCAAATTTGTCAGGAGAATAGCTGAGCTAACAGGGCAGGCAGGGTAAATACATGGtggaaaagcaaatgagatACCATAGCACCATttgaacaaacagaaagatatttaagggtttgggatttttttctagATTGTCACCCTTGCGATGCAGGCCTGAATTCTTGCTTGTTTctttatatgtttgttttcGTCCTGCTCAAAACAGCAAACTCTCCCTAGGAAGTGCAGTTCTATGAGATGGTGGTGactttaaaatcaaaacatgattaaaaaaaacaacaacccagaAACAACATATTAATCAGCTCTAAAACAGGGTCTGCAGCTTGGCTGAATGCTCTGTCTGGAATATCCCTTAGACCTTAACCACACTGGGGCATAGAGCTGATGGTCACCAGGGAGACTGTGCAGCTCTAAGTTCAGTTCCTGCAGAGTGGGTGCCTCAGGCAGTGGGGCTGGCAGTTCCATTTATAGCTGCTACACTGCTCAATTTCAAGGACATTCAAGGGGGGAGTTGCCCATAAAATAGACTTGATATCCATGCTTATGCTTGCTTTGGTGcttcctgggcagcttgtgcctTAAGAGGTGACTCTTCTCTAAgttctttttggctttttagTATTTTAGTGTGCTGTTTTGGaggatggagaaaggaaaatagataAGCACTTGTACATCAAGAAAAAGCACACAGGTTGGTAAATGGTTCTTCATAGATTGCAAATGCTTTATGATTGATGATGGAACAAGTCAGCAGAGTGTGGACTCTTACAAAACATGTGGGGCAGGCTGAGTAAGCTTGATGCCTGGACTGGTTGGCAGCCTGGTGAAGTACAGATAATCCCTGTTAAGTATGCTCGATAGTTATCCTTATGTATATATCTTCCATTGCTCAGGATCATGTTGCATTTGTAAGCAGGTGGCAATTAGAAGCATGCTGGCATTGCTACCAGAACTGCTACGTTTCCCtcaggaaaaggtttttttctcATAGTGCTGCAGAATTTGTACCAGTGTGTAGCAGAATTTTCTTGTCCTAATGTGTGTTACACTGCCTAGTCAATGTTACCCACTGCTTATATAACACTACCCTGTCATGTGCTGACCAGATGACAGTCATTCAGACAGGCATTACCTTCAGCATTGCAAGAAACAGATGAGTTTTTTTGGGCATTTGCTTTGTCATAAAATTGCATTATAACAGTAGGAAAACCTTTGGGATTGAATAAAAGAATGGGACAAAATGAAAGGCTTTAAAAGCACGCATTATGTTCCACTGAGAAACATTTCTGACCATGTGTATTGTATATTGTACATCTTTAATCTGTACTCCTGTACAAATGTCTGCTCAAGGGACAGATGCTCCCTGCTGTACTCCTGTGAATCTCCGTGTAAATGTTTGCTTCTGTGCTGAGCTGATGCTTCTCTGCTGGAAGTGACACATCACATCAGAccattcatttttcctcttgtcctTCGTCTTACAGCATTAGCTGCATCAGTACTGAAAGCTTTGTGTGGTGAGCTCACTGTGAGTACACATTACAGGTGCCAGATTGTGGCAGTTAGGAGCCCATGAGTTAGGAAACAGGACAAGCAGAGGGGCCAGGGCCTTCAATACCCCCAAGTGAAGGAGTTCTCTAGCCTGGGACTGCAGCAGCCACCATTTGAGTCAGAGCAGCAAATTCTTATCTCTGCTTGTGTTGCACTTCTTGCTGGGGAGCGCGGTGCTGCCTGGATCCATCAGTTCCTGCAGATGCAGATGACTAAATGAAGCTGTGTGGGCTGCTGGCTCTCCAGCCAGCCTGTCCCTGCTATCTCTTCCCATAAACACTGAACCCTTTGTCTCCGGCCTTATCGTGCCCCTGCCATCACAGAGCCCTTTCTGTGCTCTCCTCCCAGCACAGTCACTGTGTTCAGGGgtcttttcttcagctgctttttgtCTCTGGGTGTTTATTGTGCCTGCTGCAGAGTGTGTTTGTtgggaaagaggaggaggggCTCCTGTTTGTGTGGGTTTTATAAACCCAGTGCAGTCTTAAAAGAGATGCTGAGCAAACTGGGTGGTGGGAATATTAACCCATCAGTGTCCTACTTTACTGACTGCAAAACTGGGCTAAGGTTTCCTCAGTGTGTGGAAAATGTTCTGGGAGGCTTACAGAGTTGTATTGCTGTGGGAGGCAGTAGGCGTGCAGTTGTGCAGCAGGGGGTCTGCTCCCCTTTTGGTCTCAACAGACCTTTGATTTTCCGTGAATTTTGCACATGTATGTCAGCAAAGTGTGCCTTCCAAACCTGGGGAGATGGAGCTTATTGTAGTGTTTATGTCCAGTGTGCTTCTGGAACTTGTTTTTACTGCAAACGCTGGTTCGGTAACCCCTACTATTTGCTTAACTGACTTGTGCATCCTGTCTACGTCGCTGCATCAGACAATATCTCTTTGTTGTGTCCTGTTCCAAAACTTTATGGCTCTGTACTTTAAGGTTTTCCTTTTGAGGAAGgtcctgaaaacagaaacttgaacatacttcttttctttaatcAGTTTGTTAATACTTTCCAAGTTAGAATGGCTGTTATTGTTTATTCAGTACCTGTGACACCACATTCATTATTCAAGTCTTCTGGAATATCAGCTGCTCAGAACTTTGCCCTTGTAATCACATAATGCTTTGTAACtaggtttaaaaaaatgatactaaatgacattaaaaagtaaaacatcATTTTCCAACCTCCTCTTGTTCTTCCATGATAGTGGAGAATGGAATTTATAACATGGTAAATGTTTTGTTCAGCTCTGTTTGAGACAGTTTTCTATTTGAGACTCCGTATTGCTGAAACTACAGACAGAATAAATGCTTCCAACCTTTTCATGATTCCGTTTTGCTTAAATTGAGCGTAATGCAAATATATTAGTTTAATGTGTGATAACATTAGTCGTGTTACtaaaaaattacatattttataaTCGAGGATCATATTTTTTCCTACCTTATTGAAACTTCATCCAGAAACTAGTAGGAATAAACTTGTCTTTTCACAAGGTGTAACATAAagcatgttttcatttccaaatagTATCATggtacggggggggggggggggagttgcAGTTTGTGCATCACAGCATTTGCATGTTCTGTTATTACATTGGGAAGAATTTCAGCAGATTGTGTTCCCTTTGCAGGAGGGGAGGAAATGCAAAATAGTACAAGCCTTTGTGAAACATGAATCCGCATTCATCATGACTAAACCTATTCAAATattcaggtgtttttttccaggaCCGCTCTAGGCTCCCGTGTTGTTGTCGtgtgatttgtttctttcactAACTCCATCAATTTGCCTCCTCTTTTACTTTTCAAGGAACAGTTTCAACTGCAAAGCGCACAGGGATTCCAGCACCCCGAGAAATATCATCCTCTGTATCAAGGGAGAGAGCTGTACTGCGTGGCCAAGCCAATACAAGGAAAACTCAGCCCAGCCCCACCTCTTCTGGTACACCAACTCCTACCAAACATGTGCGCCCCACTAACAAGTCCAAGCAAGAGAGTGAAACTGGTGACAAAGCTGTTTTGGAATCTCAGGTTAAAGAACTCCTGGCAGAAGCCAAGACAAAAGATTCTGAAATAACCAAACTCCGTTGTGaactgaagaaatgcaaagagaaagggTCACATAACCCTGAAGGGATGGGTGCTTCAGACCAAAACATAGAAACCTTGTCACCTGTTGACATAGATCCACTAATACGGAcccttcaggaaaaaaacaggactTTTCAAAAAGAACTTGCTAGCCTGGGGGAAGAAAATCGTGTTTTGAAAGAGAAGTTGCTTTATCTAGAGAACTCTCCTCTGTCAGACACAACAACAAGCAGTGGTGGTGACAGCAGCCTCCCTACCCCAACTACCCAAGAATCCAGTTTTGGAAGCCCATCAAAAAATGTATTGAGAGGTGAAACAATTGAGCACAGGCAGAGAGTGAATGGGGGAACACTGCGCAATTCCGCTTCTTCCAGCAGCGATGTAACTAAAGCTTCCCTGTCACCTGATGCGTCTGATTTTGAACATATAGCAGATATACCTTCCAGGCCAGCGTCCTCCAACAGCAACCACTTCAAGGGTTCCAAATGCTCCACTACAGGAAGTTCTCCAAACAACATTAGCGACCTTTCTGTTGCATCTCTTAcggagaaaatacaaaaaatggAGGAGAATCACCATAGCACGGCAGAAGAATTACAAGCCACACTGCAGGAGCTGTCAGACCAGCAACAAATGGTGCAGGAGTTGACAGCAGAAAACGAGAAGCTGGTGGAAGAGAAAGCTCTCCTGGAGACTTCTTTTCGCCAACATAGAGacagagcagaacagctgggtcaagaaaatgaaaagctaatGACTCTCCTCCAAGAGCGATCCAAGAGtgaagaaagcagagctcaggagGGAAAAGTCCTCGAACTGGAACAGAAGTGTGCAGAAGTTCTTGAAAAAGCACAatttgaaagagagaaattgCTCAACATTCAACAACAACTAACCAGCAGCCTACGAAGCTTGGAAAGGGAGCACCAAGATGCCCAGCAGGTGATTAAAGGCttgaaagatgaaaatgagaAGCTGCTTAAACTTCTAGAAGTGGAACAGCAAAGCAACAGCACGGTGACAAAAACTCTGGAGGACTGTAAAATTGCATTGGAAGGTCTAAAAATTGAGAATGGGTCTCTAAAAACCCAGCTGGAGAGTGAGAAACAAAAGGCTGCAGAAATCAACGCCATGGGATGCACTACTGACAACTCTGAGGTGCAAGAGCTGCTGAAAGTAGCCCATGCAGAAAAGGATCAGTTGGAAGCGTCTTGCACTGAGCTTaagcaagagctgctgaaagCTAACAGTGAACTGAAGCACGTTCAGGGTCTGCTGACGAAGGTAAAGCAGTAGCAGCTGTACAGTGTAACAGTTGTTTATCTGCCTTCCCACAAGTAAGCAATTGTTGGTCTGTGAATTGCTATTGATCAGCTGATTTTATTACTAATTATTTCAGTTGCATTCATTACTGTTGAATGGAAGCTGGGATCATgacaatattttctgtttcttttgctatGTGCGTGTTTTTCCTGGAATAACTGCTAGCAAAGCTGTGCTTGTAAGTTCATAATTTAGTTCATCTAGTATCTTCCGCAGAATATGCTGGTTTTGGTGAACAGAAATATACTCATCAACATTGAAGCATATTAGTGAAAGTTACTTTGTAGTCTGGGTAGAGAGAAGGACCTATCAGCAAATATTACACTTTTGATAAATCATAAAGGACAAGCAAATAAGTAGTGAATTATAGATGTCATTGAGTACAAAAACATGGGAGCGTGAGTTAATACTCAGAGAAGTAGGTATTTATAGTGACAGTGTACAGTCAAGCTCCAGATGAGGTTATTTTGGTAACATGTGTTTTTACAAGACTGAAAAGTACTCTGTTTGGAGATAGGTAAAGTAACGGCAAAAAGTCAGTGTATTTTGGAATAGTTTTCTCTTTGCCATTTGGTGGCTTGCAGCTTTGCTCCGAGCAAGCTTAAGTCAAACgttgattctgttttctgtctgatcCTGGGTGTTCCAAAGAGAGTTGCAATGAAGGGTGTCACAGAACAAGCATTAGTGTAGTGCCAGCCAGTGATTAATGTCCCATCGCTGCAGAATGAGTGATAAGCAATGTGTGCAGCCTTTCCTGTATGGGAAAGGGGTCATGTTGAGTTGGCTAGctgcagaggaagagagaaCTGCCAAAAAGCACCTCAATGGTTTGAGTGTGTTAGAAAATCCAGGTGTCATTTCAGCTTAAATAGGTGACCACAGCAAACAGAGTTGCAGAGGAAGTTCCCTAGTGCTTTTGAGTGCTTGCTAGTGCTGGAGTGTGTggagaataaatgaaaaactgcTGAGTTCTCAGACTCTGCACTGAACTTTTATTGCTTGGTTTTGAAACCACagatttcctccttttttacttttcccttGAATTAAGCTGTTTTGAATCAATGGCTATTTGTCACACCCAAGCAAGACCACAGGCTTCTGTAAGCCTGCCCTTCAgtcagcctgtgccagtgctgcttgcagagtTGGCAGCCTACATCTTACTTTTGTATAGGTTGTTCATACTCAGAGATCTCCCCCAACCCTGGAAGCATTGATCTGTGGGCCTGAGCCAACAAACTGAAGTACAGCATATTCCCCCTTCAGTAATTCCAGCTGTCCTATATCCAGAAAATATACTTATCTGTAGTAGCTAGCTCTCCCACATGTGTTTTCACAATCCATCAGAAATGCGTGTggtaaaagcagcagaactgctaaTATGGACAAACTGATTACTCTTGTCCCTAAGGCAGCTCTATCATTCTCATAATGTAATACATGATTAGATTTGGAGCTTTCCAGGAATATCATTCCTCTGTTCATTACCTGCAGAGAGTGGTTTGGAATCAGAATCACCCAACAGAaaacttcatttccttcctaGTATCTTCTTTGTTATCTTTATTTCAGGGAAAGAACACTGACATTCATAGCTCATGTTTGTTTCCTGAAACTGTCTTGTTAGCATTGAAACTGAGTTTTTGCAAAGCAGGGAATGCAGGTTCAATTCTTAAGTTCACGGCATAGTGAAATGCCAAACAAGTTATATCCCTTAAGAAATAAGGACAGTcaagcagttttctttccttatttctaGGCTGAGAATGAGTGCGGTCAGCTGAAGGAGGTGTGTGAGCGGCAGGCTGAGCAACTGAGCAGAACCAGCcagaagctgcaggaaaaaacaTCAGAGAATGAAGCAGATGTAAAGAAC
This window harbors:
- the SPECC1 gene encoding cytospin-B isoform X2 codes for the protein MGNQPGRVEEHDQGTVSTAKRTGIPAPREISSSVSRERAVLRGQANTRKTQPSPTSSGTPTPTKHVRPTNKSKQESETGDKAVLESQVKELLAEAKTKDSEITKLRCELKKCKEKGSHNPEGMGASDQNIETLSPVDIDPLIRTLQEKNRTFQKELASLGEENRVLKEKLLYLENSPLSDTTTSSGGDSSLPTPTTQESSFGSPSKNVLRGETIEHRQRVNGGTLRNSASSSSDVTKASLSPDASDFEHIADIPSRPASSNSNHFKGSKCSTTGSSPNNISDLSVASLTEKIQKMEENHHSTAEELQATLQELSDQQQMVQELTAENEKLVEEKALLETSFRQHRDRAEQLGQENEKLMTLLQERSKSEESRAQEGKVLELEQKCAEVLEKAQFEREKLLNIQQQLTSSLRSLEREHQDAQQVIKGLKDENEKLLKLLEVEQQSNSTVTKTLEDCKIALEGLKIENGSLKTQLESEKQKAAEINAMGCTTDNSEVQELLKVAHAEKDQLEASCTELKQELLKANSELKHVQGLLTKAENECGQLKEVCERQAEQLSRTSQKLQEKTSENEADVKNLKETIFELEDQVEQHRAIKLHNNQIISDLESKTMKLEEQKQDIERQLKALTKQMKEDTEEWKRFQADLQTAVVVANDIKCEAQQELRVVKRKLQEEEEKSARLQKELDEVKGNNRLTAEEVESIEADTANRWQGVCISRASPTPSESAATVKSLIKSFDLGCSGSTGQNITVQKVPRSPLSGIPVRTAPAAAVSPMQRHSVYNNTKPASKGVVKHTDLSDLPLADLLKGRNEELKPDHYLRKSPSLESLSKPPMAFSSRMLHSTPSSLKPQSKLSVERKDPLAALAREYGGSKRNALLKWCQKKTEGYQNIDITNFSSSWSDGLAFCALLHTYLPAHIPYQELNGQDKKRNLLLAFQAAESVGIKPSLELSEMMYTDRPDWQSVMQYVAQIYKYFET
- the SPECC1 gene encoding cytospin-B isoform X1 produces the protein MKSTARPWSAVSKQGSHGVDRGKSLSTASTGMKASKSSTSLAFESRLSKLKRACSDDMLTKPGVTAASGVSRLKKTITTGAISELAESRLKPSPGTVSTAKRTGIPAPREISSSVSRERAVLRGQANTRKTQPSPTSSGTPTPTKHVRPTNKSKQESETGDKAVLESQVKELLAEAKTKDSEITKLRCELKKCKEKGSHNPEGMGASDQNIETLSPVDIDPLIRTLQEKNRTFQKELASLGEENRVLKEKLLYLENSPLSDTTTSSGGDSSLPTPTTQESSFGSPSKNVLRGETIEHRQRVNGGTLRNSASSSSDVTKASLSPDASDFEHIADIPSRPASSNSNHFKGSKCSTTGSSPNNISDLSVASLTEKIQKMEENHHSTAEELQATLQELSDQQQMVQELTAENEKLVEEKALLETSFRQHRDRAEQLGQENEKLMTLLQERSKSEESRAQEGKVLELEQKCAEVLEKAQFEREKLLNIQQQLTSSLRSLEREHQDAQQVIKGLKDENEKLLKLLEVEQQSNSTVTKTLEDCKIALEGLKIENGSLKTQLESEKQKAAEINAMGCTTDNSEVQELLKVAHAEKDQLEASCTELKQELLKANSELKHVQGLLTKAENECGQLKEVCERQAEQLSRTSQKLQEKTSENEADVKNLKETIFELEDQVEQHRAIKLHNNQIISDLESKTMKLEEQKQDIERQLKALTKQMKEDTEEWKRFQADLQTAVVVANDIKCEAQQELRVVKRKLQEEEEKSARLQKELDEVKGNNRLTAEEVESIEADTANRWQGVCISRASPTPSESAATVKSLIKSFDLGCSGSTGQNITVQKVPRSPLSGIPVRTAPAAAVSPMQRHSVYNNTKPASKGVVKHTDLSDLPLADLLKGRNEELKPDHYLRKSPSLESLSKPPMAFSSRMLHSTPSSLKPQSKLSVERKDPLAALAREYGGSKRNALLKWCQKKTEGYQNIDITNFSSSWSDGLAFCALLHTYLPAHIPYQELNGQDKKRNLLLAFQAAESVGIKPSLELSEMMYTDRPDWQSVMQYVAQIYKYFET